From Oncorhynchus keta strain PuntledgeMale-10-30-2019 chromosome 25, Oket_V2, whole genome shotgun sequence, one genomic window encodes:
- the LOC118358079 gene encoding solute carrier family 28 member 3-like isoform X3 yields MELNGLPENSQRNGLDNQAFHSQDSVCIYVEVAHRPSEELKKRFLEKRMEGIHRYLEEHRTRISLVLGIVLAAGYFAVVIAACVLNFQRALALLVVTLLAVFFLLWDWLMGRYGQRLWDALQPARDTLNTHWLWVKWVVCVLLLVAVVCWLVFDTAKQGSRQLVSFSGLLCFVMLMLVFSRNPFRVSWRTLLWGVALQFLFGVIILRTKAGFTAVDWLGHQVEVFLSYADTGSRFVFGDKYTDHFFAFQVLPIVVFFSTVISMLYHLGFMQWLILKVGFMMQITMGTSPTESMVAAGNIFVGQTESPLLIRPYISQLTLSEIHAVMTGGFSTIAGSVLGAFISFGIEASHLLTASVMSAPASLAIAKTFWPETEIPKVTAKKGLKLETGEGSNLLEAASRGASSSIVLVANIAVNLIAFLALLAFLNAALSWLGNMFNYPQLSFSIICSYVFMPFSFLMGVAWEDSFMVGELIGYKTFFNEFVAYERLAKLIKRREDRGPEYVDDVKQYLSVHSETIATYALCGFANISSLGVMIGGLCMLYIPELLCEDFLKEEFNSTLVINSTQLLTCCTELYHSPSNMTLEGRFSMASLNGCCAILSSPLFNCSLVP; encoded by the exons ATGGAGCTGAATGGTTTACCAGAGAATAGCCAGAGAAATGGGCTGGACAACCAGGCCTTCCACTCTCAG gaCTCTGTCTGCATTTACGTAGAAGTTGCTCATCGGCCATCAGAGGAGCTAAAGAAAAG GTTCTTGGAAAAGAGAATGGAAGGGATCCACCGATATCTGGAGGAGCACAGGACTAGGATCAGTCTGGTGTTGGGCATTGTCTTGGCTGCAG GTTACTTTGCCGTGGTGATCGCGGCATGTGTGCTGAACTTTCAGCGTGCTCTGGCCCTGTTGGTGGTGACCCTGCTGGCTGTCTTCTTTCTTCTGTGGGACTGGCTGATGGGCCGCTACGGACAACGCCTCTGGGACGCCCTGCAACCCGCCAGGGACACCCTCAACACACACTGGCTCTGGGTCAAATG ggtggtgtgtgtgctgCTGCTGGTGGCAGTGGTGTGCTGGCTGGTGTTTGACACGGCCAAACAGGGATCGCGGCAGCTAGTCTCTTTCTCTGGACTCCTCTGCTTCGTAATGCTCATGCTGGTGTTCTCAAGGAACCCATTCAGG gtgTCATGGCGAACTTTACTGTGGGGTGTGGCGCTACAGTTCTTGTTTGGAGTCATCATCCTCAGAACCAAAGCAGGATTCACCGCTGTAGACTGGCTGGGCCATCAAGTGGAG GTGTTTTTGTCCTACGCTGACACCGGCTCTAGGTTTGTGTTCGGCGACAAATACACAGACCACTTCTTTGCGTTCCAG GTTCTGCCTATTGTAGTGTTCTTCAGCACTGTCATCTCTATGCTCTACCACCTTGGCTTCATGCAGTGGCTCATCCTCAAG GTGGGCTTCATGATGCAGATTACTATGGGAACTTCTCCCACAGAGTCCATGGTTGCCGCTGGCAACATATTTGTGGGACAG acagaatctCCACTCTTAATTCGTCCGTACATCTCTCAGCTGACCTTGTCAGAGATCCATGCCGTGATGACAGGAGGGTTCTCCACCATCGCTGGCAGTGTACTGGGAGCCTTCATCTCTTTTGGG attgAAGCATCCCACTTGCTGACAGCCTCCGTAATGTCAGCCCCGGCCTCCCTGGCTATCGCCAAAACCTTCTGGCCAGAGACAGAGATCCCCAAAGTCACAGCCAAGAAAGGCCTCAAACTGGAGACAGG GGAGGGCAGTAACCTGCTGGAGGCAGCGTCTCGCGGAGCGTCCTCCTCTATTGTCCTGGTGGCCAACATCGCTGTCAACCTCATTGCCTTCCTGGCCCTGCTCGCTTTCCTCAATGCCGCTCTGTCATGGCTGGGCAACATGTTCAACTACCCCCAGCTCAGCTTCTCT aTCATCTGCTCGTACGTATTCATGCCTTTCTCCTTCCTGATGGGTGTGGCCTGGGAGGACAGCTTCATGGTGGGCGAGCTGATTGGCTACAAGACCTTCTTCAATGAGTTTGTGGCCTATGAGAGGTTGGCAAAACTCatcaagaggagagaggacagaggcccAGAGTACGTGGATGACGTTAAGCAGTACCTATCG GTCCATTCTGAAACCATAGCGACGTATGCTCTATGTGGCTTCGCGAACATCAGCTCTCTGGGTGTGATGATCGGAGGCCTCT GTATGTTGTATATCCCAGAGCTGCTGTGTGAAGACTTCCTGAAGGAAGAGTTCAACTCCACATTAGTCATTAACAGCACTCAGCTCCTCACCTGCTGTACTGAGCTCTACCACAG cccttCTAACATGACTCTGGAAGGAAGATTCAGTATGGCTTCTCTCAATGGCTGTTGCGCCATcctgtcctctccactcttcAACTGCAGCCTGGTCCCctga
- the LOC118358079 gene encoding solute carrier family 28 member 3-like isoform X1 has protein sequence MELNGLPENSQRNGLDNQAFHSQDSVCIYVEVAHRPSEELKKRFLEKRMEGIHRYLEEHRTRISLVLGIVLAAGYFAVVIAACVLNFQRALALLVVTLLAVFFLLWDWLMGRYGQRLWDALQPARDTLNTHWLWVKWVVCVLLLVAVVCWLVFDTAKQGSRQLVSFSGLLCFVMLMLVFSRNPFRVSWRTLLWGVALQFLFGVIILRTKAGFTAVDWLGHQVEVFLSYADTGSRFVFGDKYTDHFFAFQVLPIVVFFSTVISMLYHLGFMQWLILKVGFMMQITMGTSPTESMVAAGNIFVGQTESPLLIRPYISQLTLSEIHAVMTGGFSTIAGSVLGAFISFGIEASHLLTASVMSAPASLAIAKTFWPETEIPKVTAKKGLKLETGEGSNLLEAASRGASSSIVLVANIAVNLIAFLALLAFLNAALSWLGNMFNYPQLSFSIICSYVFMPFSFLMGVAWEDSFMVGELIGYKTFFNEFVAYERLAKLIKRREDRGPEYVDDVKQYLSVHSETIATYALCGFANISSLGVMIGGLSAMAPERRGDISRCAIRALISGTVACFMTACIAGMLYIPELLCEDFLKEEFNSTLVINSTQLLTCCTELYHSPSNMTLEGRFSMASLNGCCAILSSPLFNCSLVP, from the exons ATGGAGCTGAATGGTTTACCAGAGAATAGCCAGAGAAATGGGCTGGACAACCAGGCCTTCCACTCTCAG gaCTCTGTCTGCATTTACGTAGAAGTTGCTCATCGGCCATCAGAGGAGCTAAAGAAAAG GTTCTTGGAAAAGAGAATGGAAGGGATCCACCGATATCTGGAGGAGCACAGGACTAGGATCAGTCTGGTGTTGGGCATTGTCTTGGCTGCAG GTTACTTTGCCGTGGTGATCGCGGCATGTGTGCTGAACTTTCAGCGTGCTCTGGCCCTGTTGGTGGTGACCCTGCTGGCTGTCTTCTTTCTTCTGTGGGACTGGCTGATGGGCCGCTACGGACAACGCCTCTGGGACGCCCTGCAACCCGCCAGGGACACCCTCAACACACACTGGCTCTGGGTCAAATG ggtggtgtgtgtgctgCTGCTGGTGGCAGTGGTGTGCTGGCTGGTGTTTGACACGGCCAAACAGGGATCGCGGCAGCTAGTCTCTTTCTCTGGACTCCTCTGCTTCGTAATGCTCATGCTGGTGTTCTCAAGGAACCCATTCAGG gtgTCATGGCGAACTTTACTGTGGGGTGTGGCGCTACAGTTCTTGTTTGGAGTCATCATCCTCAGAACCAAAGCAGGATTCACCGCTGTAGACTGGCTGGGCCATCAAGTGGAG GTGTTTTTGTCCTACGCTGACACCGGCTCTAGGTTTGTGTTCGGCGACAAATACACAGACCACTTCTTTGCGTTCCAG GTTCTGCCTATTGTAGTGTTCTTCAGCACTGTCATCTCTATGCTCTACCACCTTGGCTTCATGCAGTGGCTCATCCTCAAG GTGGGCTTCATGATGCAGATTACTATGGGAACTTCTCCCACAGAGTCCATGGTTGCCGCTGGCAACATATTTGTGGGACAG acagaatctCCACTCTTAATTCGTCCGTACATCTCTCAGCTGACCTTGTCAGAGATCCATGCCGTGATGACAGGAGGGTTCTCCACCATCGCTGGCAGTGTACTGGGAGCCTTCATCTCTTTTGGG attgAAGCATCCCACTTGCTGACAGCCTCCGTAATGTCAGCCCCGGCCTCCCTGGCTATCGCCAAAACCTTCTGGCCAGAGACAGAGATCCCCAAAGTCACAGCCAAGAAAGGCCTCAAACTGGAGACAGG GGAGGGCAGTAACCTGCTGGAGGCAGCGTCTCGCGGAGCGTCCTCCTCTATTGTCCTGGTGGCCAACATCGCTGTCAACCTCATTGCCTTCCTGGCCCTGCTCGCTTTCCTCAATGCCGCTCTGTCATGGCTGGGCAACATGTTCAACTACCCCCAGCTCAGCTTCTCT aTCATCTGCTCGTACGTATTCATGCCTTTCTCCTTCCTGATGGGTGTGGCCTGGGAGGACAGCTTCATGGTGGGCGAGCTGATTGGCTACAAGACCTTCTTCAATGAGTTTGTGGCCTATGAGAGGTTGGCAAAACTCatcaagaggagagaggacagaggcccAGAGTACGTGGATGACGTTAAGCAGTACCTATCG GTCCATTCTGAAACCATAGCGACGTATGCTCTATGTGGCTTCGCGAACATCAGCTCTCTGGGTGTGATGATCGGAGGCCTCT CGGCTATGGCCCCAGAGCGGAGGGGTGATATTTCCAGGTGTGCCATCAGAGCTCTTATCTCAGGCACGGTGGCATGCTTCATGACAGCGTGCATCGCAG GTATGTTGTATATCCCAGAGCTGCTGTGTGAAGACTTCCTGAAGGAAGAGTTCAACTCCACATTAGTCATTAACAGCACTCAGCTCCTCACCTGCTGTACTGAGCTCTACCACAG cccttCTAACATGACTCTGGAAGGAAGATTCAGTATGGCTTCTCTCAATGGCTGTTGCGCCATcctgtcctctccactcttcAACTGCAGCCTGGTCCCctga
- the LOC118358079 gene encoding solute carrier family 28 member 3-like isoform X5, producing the protein MCAELSACSGPVGGDPAGCLLSSVGLADGPLRTTPLGRPATRQGHPQHTLALGQMVSWRTLLWGVALQFLFGVIILRTKAGFTAVDWLGHQVEVFLSYADTGSRFVFGDKYTDHFFAFQVLPIVVFFSTVISMLYHLGFMQWLILKVGFMMQITMGTSPTESMVAAGNIFVGQTESPLLIRPYISQLTLSEIHAVMTGGFSTIAGSVLGAFISFGIEASHLLTASVMSAPASLAIAKTFWPETEIPKVTAKKGLKLETGEGSNLLEAASRGASSSIVLVANIAVNLIAFLALLAFLNAALSWLGNMFNYPQLSFSIICSYVFMPFSFLMGVAWEDSFMVGELIGYKTFFNEFVAYERLAKLIKRREDRGPEYVDDVKQYLSVHSETIATYALCGFANISSLGVMIGGLSAMAPERRGDISRCAIRALISGTVACFMTACIAGMLYIPELLCEDFLKEEFNSTLVINSTQLLTCCTELYHSPSNMTLEGRFSMASLNGCCAILSSPLFNCSLVP; encoded by the exons ATGTGTGCTGAACTTTCAGCGTGCTCTGGCCCTGTTGGTGGTGACCCTGCTGGCTGTCTTCTTTCTTCTGTGGGACTGGCTGATGGGCCGCTACGGACAACGCCTCTGGGACGCCCTGCAACCCGCCAGGGACACCCTCAACACACACTGGCTCTGGGTCAAATG gtgTCATGGCGAACTTTACTGTGGGGTGTGGCGCTACAGTTCTTGTTTGGAGTCATCATCCTCAGAACCAAAGCAGGATTCACCGCTGTAGACTGGCTGGGCCATCAAGTGGAG GTGTTTTTGTCCTACGCTGACACCGGCTCTAGGTTTGTGTTCGGCGACAAATACACAGACCACTTCTTTGCGTTCCAG GTTCTGCCTATTGTAGTGTTCTTCAGCACTGTCATCTCTATGCTCTACCACCTTGGCTTCATGCAGTGGCTCATCCTCAAG GTGGGCTTCATGATGCAGATTACTATGGGAACTTCTCCCACAGAGTCCATGGTTGCCGCTGGCAACATATTTGTGGGACAG acagaatctCCACTCTTAATTCGTCCGTACATCTCTCAGCTGACCTTGTCAGAGATCCATGCCGTGATGACAGGAGGGTTCTCCACCATCGCTGGCAGTGTACTGGGAGCCTTCATCTCTTTTGGG attgAAGCATCCCACTTGCTGACAGCCTCCGTAATGTCAGCCCCGGCCTCCCTGGCTATCGCCAAAACCTTCTGGCCAGAGACAGAGATCCCCAAAGTCACAGCCAAGAAAGGCCTCAAACTGGAGACAGG GGAGGGCAGTAACCTGCTGGAGGCAGCGTCTCGCGGAGCGTCCTCCTCTATTGTCCTGGTGGCCAACATCGCTGTCAACCTCATTGCCTTCCTGGCCCTGCTCGCTTTCCTCAATGCCGCTCTGTCATGGCTGGGCAACATGTTCAACTACCCCCAGCTCAGCTTCTCT aTCATCTGCTCGTACGTATTCATGCCTTTCTCCTTCCTGATGGGTGTGGCCTGGGAGGACAGCTTCATGGTGGGCGAGCTGATTGGCTACAAGACCTTCTTCAATGAGTTTGTGGCCTATGAGAGGTTGGCAAAACTCatcaagaggagagaggacagaggcccAGAGTACGTGGATGACGTTAAGCAGTACCTATCG GTCCATTCTGAAACCATAGCGACGTATGCTCTATGTGGCTTCGCGAACATCAGCTCTCTGGGTGTGATGATCGGAGGCCTCT CGGCTATGGCCCCAGAGCGGAGGGGTGATATTTCCAGGTGTGCCATCAGAGCTCTTATCTCAGGCACGGTGGCATGCTTCATGACAGCGTGCATCGCAG GTATGTTGTATATCCCAGAGCTGCTGTGTGAAGACTTCCTGAAGGAAGAGTTCAACTCCACATTAGTCATTAACAGCACTCAGCTCCTCACCTGCTGTACTGAGCTCTACCACAG cccttCTAACATGACTCTGGAAGGAAGATTCAGTATGGCTTCTCTCAATGGCTGTTGCGCCATcctgtcctctccactcttcAACTGCAGCCTGGTCCCctga
- the LOC118358079 gene encoding solute carrier family 28 member 3-like isoform X4 — protein sequence MELNGLPENSQRNGLDNQAFHSQDSVCIYVEVAHRPSEELKKRFLEKRMEGIHRYLEEHRTRISLVLGIVLAAGYFAVVIAACVLNFQRALALLVVTLLAVFFLLWDWLMGRYGQRLWDALQPARDTLNTHWLWVKWVVCVLLLVAVVCWLVFDTAKQGSRQLVSFSGLLCFVMLMLVFSRNPFRVSWRTLLWGVALQFLFGVIILRTKAGFTAVDWLGHQVEVFLSYADTGSRFVFGDKYTDHFFAFQVLPIVVFFSTVISMLYHLGFMQWLILKVGFMMQITMGTSPTESMVAAGNIFVGQTESPLLIRPYISQLTLSEIHAVMTGGFSTIAGSVLGAFISFGIEASHLLTASVMSAPASLAIAKTFWPETEIPKVTAKKGLKLETGEGSNLLEAASRGASSSIVLVANIAVNLIAFLALLAFLNAALSWLGNMFNYPQLSFSIICSYVFMPFSFLMGVAWEDSFMVGELIGYKTFFNEFVAYERLAKLIKRREDRGPEYVDDVKQYLSVHSETIATYALCGFANISSLGVMIGGLCMLYIPELLCEDFLKEEFNSTLVINSTQLLTCCTELYHRYNQCACLLAGVG from the exons ATGGAGCTGAATGGTTTACCAGAGAATAGCCAGAGAAATGGGCTGGACAACCAGGCCTTCCACTCTCAG gaCTCTGTCTGCATTTACGTAGAAGTTGCTCATCGGCCATCAGAGGAGCTAAAGAAAAG GTTCTTGGAAAAGAGAATGGAAGGGATCCACCGATATCTGGAGGAGCACAGGACTAGGATCAGTCTGGTGTTGGGCATTGTCTTGGCTGCAG GTTACTTTGCCGTGGTGATCGCGGCATGTGTGCTGAACTTTCAGCGTGCTCTGGCCCTGTTGGTGGTGACCCTGCTGGCTGTCTTCTTTCTTCTGTGGGACTGGCTGATGGGCCGCTACGGACAACGCCTCTGGGACGCCCTGCAACCCGCCAGGGACACCCTCAACACACACTGGCTCTGGGTCAAATG ggtggtgtgtgtgctgCTGCTGGTGGCAGTGGTGTGCTGGCTGGTGTTTGACACGGCCAAACAGGGATCGCGGCAGCTAGTCTCTTTCTCTGGACTCCTCTGCTTCGTAATGCTCATGCTGGTGTTCTCAAGGAACCCATTCAGG gtgTCATGGCGAACTTTACTGTGGGGTGTGGCGCTACAGTTCTTGTTTGGAGTCATCATCCTCAGAACCAAAGCAGGATTCACCGCTGTAGACTGGCTGGGCCATCAAGTGGAG GTGTTTTTGTCCTACGCTGACACCGGCTCTAGGTTTGTGTTCGGCGACAAATACACAGACCACTTCTTTGCGTTCCAG GTTCTGCCTATTGTAGTGTTCTTCAGCACTGTCATCTCTATGCTCTACCACCTTGGCTTCATGCAGTGGCTCATCCTCAAG GTGGGCTTCATGATGCAGATTACTATGGGAACTTCTCCCACAGAGTCCATGGTTGCCGCTGGCAACATATTTGTGGGACAG acagaatctCCACTCTTAATTCGTCCGTACATCTCTCAGCTGACCTTGTCAGAGATCCATGCCGTGATGACAGGAGGGTTCTCCACCATCGCTGGCAGTGTACTGGGAGCCTTCATCTCTTTTGGG attgAAGCATCCCACTTGCTGACAGCCTCCGTAATGTCAGCCCCGGCCTCCCTGGCTATCGCCAAAACCTTCTGGCCAGAGACAGAGATCCCCAAAGTCACAGCCAAGAAAGGCCTCAAACTGGAGACAGG GGAGGGCAGTAACCTGCTGGAGGCAGCGTCTCGCGGAGCGTCCTCCTCTATTGTCCTGGTGGCCAACATCGCTGTCAACCTCATTGCCTTCCTGGCCCTGCTCGCTTTCCTCAATGCCGCTCTGTCATGGCTGGGCAACATGTTCAACTACCCCCAGCTCAGCTTCTCT aTCATCTGCTCGTACGTATTCATGCCTTTCTCCTTCCTGATGGGTGTGGCCTGGGAGGACAGCTTCATGGTGGGCGAGCTGATTGGCTACAAGACCTTCTTCAATGAGTTTGTGGCCTATGAGAGGTTGGCAAAACTCatcaagaggagagaggacagaggcccAGAGTACGTGGATGACGTTAAGCAGTACCTATCG GTCCATTCTGAAACCATAGCGACGTATGCTCTATGTGGCTTCGCGAACATCAGCTCTCTGGGTGTGATGATCGGAGGCCTCT GTATGTTGTATATCCCAGAGCTGCTGTGTGAAGACTTCCTGAAGGAAGAGTTCAACTCCACATTAGTCATTAACAGCACTCAGCTCCTCACCTGCTGTACTGAGCTCTACCACAGGTACAACCAGTGTGCATGTTTGTTGGCGGGGGTAGGGTGA
- the LOC118358079 gene encoding solute carrier family 28 member 3-like isoform X2: protein MELNGLPENSQRNGLDNQAFHSQDSVCIYVEVAHRPSEELKKRFLEKRMEGIHRYLEEHRTRISLVLGIVLAAGYFAVVIAACVLNFQRALALLVVTLLAVFFLLWDWLMGRYGQRLWDALQPARDTLNTHWLWVKWVVCVLLLVAVVCWLVFDTAKQGSRQLVSFSGLLCFVMLMLVFSRNPFRVSWRTLLWGVALQFLFGVIILRTKAGFTAVDWLGHQVEVFLSYADTGSRFVFGDKYTDHFFAFQVLPIVVFFSTVISMLYHLGFMQWLILKVGFMMQITMGTSPTESMVAAGNIFVGQTESPLLIRPYISQLTLSEIHAVMTGGFSTIAGSVLGAFISFGIEASHLLTASVMSAPASLAIAKTFWPETEIPKVTAKKGLKLETGEGSNLLEAASRGASSSIVLVANIAVNLIAFLALLAFLNAALSWLGNMFNYPQLSFSIICSYVFMPFSFLMGVAWEDSFMVGELIGYKTFFNEFVAYERLAKLIKRREDRGPEYVDDVKQYLSVHSETIATYALCGFANISSLGVMIGGLSAMAPERRGDISRCAIRALISGTVACFMTACIAGMLYIPELLCEDFLKEEFNSTLVINSTQLLTCCTELYHRYNQCACLLAGVG from the exons ATGGAGCTGAATGGTTTACCAGAGAATAGCCAGAGAAATGGGCTGGACAACCAGGCCTTCCACTCTCAG gaCTCTGTCTGCATTTACGTAGAAGTTGCTCATCGGCCATCAGAGGAGCTAAAGAAAAG GTTCTTGGAAAAGAGAATGGAAGGGATCCACCGATATCTGGAGGAGCACAGGACTAGGATCAGTCTGGTGTTGGGCATTGTCTTGGCTGCAG GTTACTTTGCCGTGGTGATCGCGGCATGTGTGCTGAACTTTCAGCGTGCTCTGGCCCTGTTGGTGGTGACCCTGCTGGCTGTCTTCTTTCTTCTGTGGGACTGGCTGATGGGCCGCTACGGACAACGCCTCTGGGACGCCCTGCAACCCGCCAGGGACACCCTCAACACACACTGGCTCTGGGTCAAATG ggtggtgtgtgtgctgCTGCTGGTGGCAGTGGTGTGCTGGCTGGTGTTTGACACGGCCAAACAGGGATCGCGGCAGCTAGTCTCTTTCTCTGGACTCCTCTGCTTCGTAATGCTCATGCTGGTGTTCTCAAGGAACCCATTCAGG gtgTCATGGCGAACTTTACTGTGGGGTGTGGCGCTACAGTTCTTGTTTGGAGTCATCATCCTCAGAACCAAAGCAGGATTCACCGCTGTAGACTGGCTGGGCCATCAAGTGGAG GTGTTTTTGTCCTACGCTGACACCGGCTCTAGGTTTGTGTTCGGCGACAAATACACAGACCACTTCTTTGCGTTCCAG GTTCTGCCTATTGTAGTGTTCTTCAGCACTGTCATCTCTATGCTCTACCACCTTGGCTTCATGCAGTGGCTCATCCTCAAG GTGGGCTTCATGATGCAGATTACTATGGGAACTTCTCCCACAGAGTCCATGGTTGCCGCTGGCAACATATTTGTGGGACAG acagaatctCCACTCTTAATTCGTCCGTACATCTCTCAGCTGACCTTGTCAGAGATCCATGCCGTGATGACAGGAGGGTTCTCCACCATCGCTGGCAGTGTACTGGGAGCCTTCATCTCTTTTGGG attgAAGCATCCCACTTGCTGACAGCCTCCGTAATGTCAGCCCCGGCCTCCCTGGCTATCGCCAAAACCTTCTGGCCAGAGACAGAGATCCCCAAAGTCACAGCCAAGAAAGGCCTCAAACTGGAGACAGG GGAGGGCAGTAACCTGCTGGAGGCAGCGTCTCGCGGAGCGTCCTCCTCTATTGTCCTGGTGGCCAACATCGCTGTCAACCTCATTGCCTTCCTGGCCCTGCTCGCTTTCCTCAATGCCGCTCTGTCATGGCTGGGCAACATGTTCAACTACCCCCAGCTCAGCTTCTCT aTCATCTGCTCGTACGTATTCATGCCTTTCTCCTTCCTGATGGGTGTGGCCTGGGAGGACAGCTTCATGGTGGGCGAGCTGATTGGCTACAAGACCTTCTTCAATGAGTTTGTGGCCTATGAGAGGTTGGCAAAACTCatcaagaggagagaggacagaggcccAGAGTACGTGGATGACGTTAAGCAGTACCTATCG GTCCATTCTGAAACCATAGCGACGTATGCTCTATGTGGCTTCGCGAACATCAGCTCTCTGGGTGTGATGATCGGAGGCCTCT CGGCTATGGCCCCAGAGCGGAGGGGTGATATTTCCAGGTGTGCCATCAGAGCTCTTATCTCAGGCACGGTGGCATGCTTCATGACAGCGTGCATCGCAG GTATGTTGTATATCCCAGAGCTGCTGTGTGAAGACTTCCTGAAGGAAGAGTTCAACTCCACATTAGTCATTAACAGCACTCAGCTCCTCACCTGCTGTACTGAGCTCTACCACAGGTACAACCAGTGTGCATGTTTGTTGGCGGGGGTAGGGTGA